In the Mesorhizobium sp. M1D.F.Ca.ET.043.01.1.1 genome, CAGCCGCCTAAGCCCTGCATCCGCAAGCGGAATCGGTGCGCTTTTCCGACGGCCGGTTTGCGTTTCGTCAATCATATTGACGTAGGGTACATGCGGGTTGGGTGCGATCCGGCAAGGACGCATAACGGCGGTCTTCGGTTCCGGGGACCGTCGGGACGGGAAATTGATGGCTAAGAAGGTCATGATCGTCGAGGACAATGAGCTCAACATGAAGCTCTTTCGGGACCTCATCGAAGCCAGCGGTTACGAGACGGTCCGCACGCGCAACGGCCTGGAAGCGCTGGACCTGGCGCGCCAACACCGGCCGGACCTCATCCTGATGGATATCCAACTGCCCGAGGTGTCGGGCCTGGAAGTGACCAAATGGCTGAAGGAAGACGACGAATTGCACTCGATCCCGGTCATCGCCGTCACCGCCTTCGCGATGAAGGGCGATGAGGAGCGCATCCGCCAAGGGGGGTGCGAGGCCTATATTTCCAAGCCGATTTCGGTGCCGCGCTTCATCGAGACGATCAAATCCTATCTGGGCGATGCCTGATGCCGAGCCGGAGCCTTTGAGATGACCGCGCGGATCCTCGTCGTCGATGACATCCCCGCCAATGTGCGGCTGCTGGAGGTCCGGCTGCTCGCCGAATATTTCGAGGTGCTGACGGCCGGCAACGGCCCGGATGCGATCGAAACCTGCGAAAACGGCAAGGTCGATGTCGTGCTGCTCGACGTGATGATGCCGGGCATGGACGGGTTCGAGGTCTGCATGCGGCTGAAGAGCGACCCGGCGACCTCGCACATTCCGGTGGTCATGATCACCGCGCTCGACCAGGTGTCGGACCGTGTGCGCGGCCTCGAGGCCGGCGCTGACGATTTCCTCACCAAGCCAGTCAACGATCTGCAATTGATGACGCGGGTGAAGAGCCTGGTCAGGCTGAAGTCGCTGACCGACGAGTTGGGGCTGCGCGCCTCGACCACGCGCAACATCGGCATCGAGGAGCTGCTCAGCCGCAACTTCGCGACGGAAGACACCAAGCCCAGAGTCCTCCTGATCGACGAGCGCAAGTCGTCGATGGAGCGCATCCGGAAGATGCTGCGCGGCAGCGCCGAACTCGATGTCACCACCGATCCGAACGCCGGCTTCTTCCAGGCCGCCGAAACACCCTATGAATGCGTGCTGATCTCGACGGCCTTTGCCGATTTCGATGCGCTGAGACTCTGCTCGCAACTGCGCTCGCTCGACCGCACCCGCTTCCTGCCGATCATCCTTTTGGCCGACGAAGGCGAGGAGGGGCGCATCATCCGTGGCCTCGAACTCGGCATCAACGATTACCTGACGCGGCCGATTGACCAGCACGAGCTGACGGCGCGCCTGCGCACGCAGGTGCGGCGCAAGCGCTACAACGACCAGCTGCGCGCCAGCGTCACCCAAACCATCGAGATGGCGGTGACCGACGGGCTGACCGGGCTGCACAACCGTCGCTATCTCGACAGCCACCTGCAGACGCTGTTCGATCGCGCCGTGGCGCGGCGCCGGCCGCTGTCGGTGTTGATCACCGATCTCGACCGCTTCAAATCCATCAACGACGCTCACGGCCATGACGGCGGTGACGACGTGCTGCGCGAATTCGCCAGGCGGCTGCGCAAGAACGTGCGCGGCATCGATCTCGCCTGCCGGTTCGGCGGCGAGGAGTTCGTCGTGGTCATGCCTGACACCGACGGGCCCGTCGCCGAGAAGGTGGCCGAACGCATCCGTGCCGAGATCGCGCAGGTGCCCTTTGCAATCGGGACGGACGGCAAGACGATCGAGGTGACGGTCAGCGTCGGCGTGTCGTCGGTGCTGAAGGGGGCGGACACAGTCGCTGCGCTGATGAAGCGCGCCGATCTTGCGCTCTACGAGGCCAAGAGCGGCGGCCGCAACCGGGTCGTCGCCAAGGCTGCCTAAAGCGCGTTGCGTTGAAACGGATCAGGCGACCACGCATCCGTTGCGCACTTTTGGGCGACATGCGCTAGGTCTTTTGATCTGGGCAGGCCGTTTTCTCAAAACCCGCCGCACACTTTTGAGCGACACGCATTGTAGAGGGCTAAAATCCGGTCATCCGACAGAGTTACGAATTTACCTTAACCCAAGCGATTCGGCAGCCGTGGTTAAGAAATGGTTGATTTTCATACGTTCTTGCGCAAATCTGCGTCGCATAGACCGAAAACGAAGCCGGCACGAGGGTAGACTGCCCGGCTCGATCCGAAAAAATACCCCATGATGCTCAGGTCCGCCGCATCTCCTGGGTCCGTGGGGTCGGCCGGCCGGCGCTGGCACATAGTGGCCTCCTCGTACCGCTGCCAAACGCCGACCGGCCCCCTTTCTCTCAACACATGACGTCGTGATTCAGCGCCATGCAGCCGCACGCTGGCTTTGCCTGCCGGTTCGCCCGCCAAAACAAAAACGCCGCCCGGAGGGCGGCGCTTCGACGTTTCAGGACAACCAGATTACTTGATCTTGGTTTCCTTGAACTCGACGTGCTTCTTGGCGACCGGGTCGTACTTGCGGAACGACAGCTTGTCCGTCTTGGTGCGGCTGTTCTTGCTGGTCACGTAGAAGAAACCGGTGTCGGCGGTCGACAGAAGCTTGATCTTGATGTTTGCGGCTTTGGCCATGATGTTCGTCCGTTAATGTTCGTGGAGTTTTGGCCGCTGGAGCACGGGGAAACACCCGGACGCGGGAAACTTGGCGCGACACATAAAGAACGCGCCCGGAAAGTCAAGCCCGCGAGGTTCCGAGGATCGTCCCGAGTTTCGGCGCCCAGCCATGGCTCATGTGAGGATGGACGGCTGGTCGATCGCCCAAAGCCATGTCCCGTCGCCTTGCCGGCGGGCAATTTCTACGGTCACCGTGCCATTGGCAAGGCGCGTGGAAGTGAGCGCCAAATCCCCGTTGACGATAGCCGGACGCTGATCTCCAAGCTCAAACTTTGGCCCCGCGGCCACCAGCTTGGCGTAGAAGCCGCGGATGGCGTCCCTGCCGCGCGCCAACCGTCCGCCACCGATATCGAGGATGGCATCGGGCTAGTAGAGGGCTGCCATGCCCTCCGCATCTCCCGCCTGCTGGCGGGAAACCAACAGCCTCGCCAGATCCTGGGGGTCGCTCGCCGGCTTGCGGTTTGCCTCTTCATTCATGGGCGACTTTCCAAACGCTGCCAGGCTCCGGCGTCATTCCGCCGCGACCGATTCTGGTCGCGGTGCCGCGCCGGGCCGATGCTGATCGGTCTTCCGGTCGCCGGTCGTGTTCCACCAGCGGTTCGGATTGGTCCGGTCATCGAGGCCCTTGGAACGGCTGGTCAGCAACGGCTGGATGCGGATCACCGGCTCCTCATAGGAGTGAGCCTGGAATATCGCCTCGACGACGCGCGCGGCAAGCGCCTGGTCGTCGGGCAGTTCGAACGACACCTCGACGGTGCCCGGCCGCCTGCGCAACTCGATCTCGGCGCCCGCGGCTGCCCCTTCGAGCGTCCGGTGGCGCTCGATGCCCTGCGCCGACTCGTAGGCGTTGCCGTAATACCTGCCCATGCGCAGCGGCGTGATCGCCACCACTGCCTCCATGATGCGCTCGACATCGGCCGCCGGCGCCTGGAAGCTGACAAGCAGGAGAAGCTCCATCCTGAGGGATCTGGTTTCGAAGCCGCTGTCGATCATTGGTCTTTCCTCGCTCTTCCTGCGTTTGAACGAGGGTATAGCAGGGGGCCTGCTGACACGGTGATGTCAGGATATACAGGCTTGATGACATTCCCCCTCAGAGAATCTTCCGCACCAGCCTGACGCAGACCAGGAGCATGTAAGCGGCGAAGAACAGCGCGAGCGACCAGCCGAAACCGGAGGGGCCGAAGGCGTCCATGCCGATGCCGATCGCCTGCGGGCCGATCACCATGCCCACGCCGTAGCAGAGCACGAAGGCGGCGTTGGCGGAGGCCAGCTCATGACCGGAGAGCTGGGAACCCAGATGCGCGAGGCCGATCGTATACATGGCCGCGACCACGCCGCCCCAGACGAACAGAAGGGCCGCCATGAGGTGCCAGTTCTGGGCGAAGAACGGCATGAACACGGTTCCGATGAGACCGACCGTGGCGCAGGCCAAGAGCAGGACGCGGCGGTCGGAGACGCGGTCGCTGATCATGCCGATCGGGATCTGCAACAGCACGTTGCCGAGGCCGATCATGGTCAGCAACAGCGCGGCGTCGGCTTCCGAATAGCCGATGCGGCTGCCATATACCGGGAACAGCGAAAAGCCGCCGGTCTCGACGGCACCGAACACCAGCACGGCGAAGGTCGCCGTCGGCACCATCCAGATATAGCGCAGGAAATGGCTGGTCTCGCCGTCGGCGACGATCGCCGGGCTCTCGTTGCGGGCCGCCAGCACCGGGATGGCCGCGAGCGTGACCAGCGCAATGGTGACGCCGAACGGCAGGAAGCCGCTCGAGCCGAGATGCGCGAACAGCCACGGCCCGGCGGCGAAGCCCAGGGAAAGCACCGTGGCGTAGATGCCGAGCACAAGGCCCCGGCGATGCGGCGGCGCCGAGGTGCTGATCCAGAATTCCGACAGAATGAAGAGCACCGTCAGCGAGACATGCAGGGCGACGCGGAGCGGGAACCACATCCAGAAATCCGGCGCGAAATGGAAGCCGACAAAGGCAAGCGCGCCGACGGCGATCATCAAAAGCATGGTCCAGGCGACGCCGAGCCGCATGGCAAGCGGCGTGGCGAGCGGCGCGCCGGCGATCGAGGCGAGGCCGGCGACCGCGGTGTTGAGGCCGATCATCGAGGCCGAATGGCCGCGCGTTTCGAGGATGACGCTGAGCAGCGGCATGCCGAGGCCGATGGCGATGCCGACCACGCTGATCGAGGAGATCGCCGCGATCATCGGCAACCAGTGTACGCGTTCGTCGCCCTTTTGCTGGGTATCGACCGTCATGGGATATGGATGCTCTGCTTCTAAAGGACTTCGCGGACGAAGCGGTTTCGGATCAGCCGGAAAAACGGCACGGCACCGCCCGGACGCAGCAAGGGATCGTGGGCGAGTCGCTTTTCCAGTTCTTCCAGGATCATGCGGGTAATGTCGGGAATGTCGGCCTTGCGCGCCTCGACGAGCGGCAGCCAGACGAGCTCTTCCAGCTCGTTGGTCGGGCCGCCGTCCGGCAACTCGACCGCGACATCCTCGCGCCAGGCGCTGAAGAAGCGCGTGTCGAAACGGCGCACGCGGTTGGGCGGGGTGATGGCGCGGGCGATGAAACGCAGGGCCTCCAGCGACGGCGCCACGCCGTGTTCGACAAAACCCTGCCAATCGCGCTTGGCGGTCGCGAACGGGCCCTTGCGGCCGATCAGCAGGCCGGCTTCCTCGTAGGTCTCGCGGATGGCCGACAAGGCGATGGCGCGCGCCCGGGCAGTGCTTGCGCGGCCGGGACCGCTCGCGAGCCTTGCCTCTTCCTTGGTGTGCAGCGGGGCGGCCACCGGTATGCGGCTGTCGGCGGGATCGGTACGGCCGCCGGGGAAGACGAATTTCCCGGGCATGAAGGCGTGGCCGGCATGGCGCCGGCCCATCAGCACCAGAACGTCGCTGCCGCTCCGGTCAAGCAGGATCAAGGTCGCGGCATCGCGCGGGCGAAGCGGCCGGCCGCCGTGCACGGCCAAGCCTTTATCGAGCTTGTCGGCATCCGCCTTGGTCATTCCTTCCATGCGCTCGACCTAGCGGAAACTTCTCGAATGCGAAAGTGGCTTCGGTGTTCGGGTCCTTGCACCAGCCTCGGACGAAAAGTCGCTGCCGGAGCAATTCCAGGAAAAGCGCGCAGCGGCTCGCGGTCCGCAATTGCATAAAACAAAGGCTTGGAGATGGTTGTTGTTTCTATCAAAGGCAGAACCGCCGAAACTTAGGGATGCGGTTCAAACTCGTCCTTTTCGCCGCCGAAGCCGTGCATATAGAGCGCCCATTGCAGGCCGATGACGGCGCCCTTGACCGGCTGCAGCAGCGCGATGGCCAGACCGAAGGTCAGCGGCACCCAGATCAGCGCGTGCTGCCACAGCGTGAGCGTCGAGGTCGCCTCCACGGTCATGAAGGCGCCAACCACGATGTGGCCGACGATGACGATCACCAGATAGGCAGGAAGGTCGTCCGCGCGGTGGTGATGCAGTTCCTCGCCGCAGACGCTGCATCTTTCGACGGACTTGGTGAAGGCATGGAACAGCTTGCCTTCGCCGCAATGCGGGCAGCGGCCAAGCAGGCCGCGCTTGATCGCCGTCCACACCGGACGCGCGACGCGGCCCGAATGATGCTCGCCGCCGAAAAGCTGTTGTTCCATCATCTTCTCCTGCCGCGCGGCCCGAAACGCGACTGCGATGCGCGGGCGCGGCCCTTGGCCTTGTGGAACGACCGTCGCGAGCCAGGCAGCGGCTTCGGGTCGCTCAGCATCTCGAAACGCATCGCGCCGGCCATCGGCGCGACTTCGAGCAGTCGAACCTCGACGCGGTCGGCAAGCTGATAGCCTTTGCCGGTGCGTTCTCCAAACAGCGATCGAGCGGTTTCGTCGTAGATATAGTAGTCGCCGTTCAAGCTTGACACCGGAATGAAACCATCGGCGCCGTACTGCGGCAATTGGACAAAGAGTCCCGCCTTGGTGACGCCGGAGATGCGGGCGTCGAAAGTGTCGTTGATGCGCTCCGCAAGGTAAGCGGCGATCAGCCGGTCGACGGTGTCGCGTTCGGCGGCCATGGCCCGGCGCTCGGTGGCCGAGATCAGCGCGCCGACCTCTTCCAGCCGATCCGCCTCCTGCTGCGTCAGGCCGCCGGCGCCGAGACCCAGCGCGGCAATCAGTCCGCGATGCACGATGAGATCCGCATAGCGCCGAATCGGCGAGGTGAAATGCGCATAGCGTCTCAGGTTGAGACCGAAATGGCCGATGTTCTTCGGCGAATATTCGGCCTGGCTCTGCGAGCGCAGCACCACCTCATTGACCAGCGCCTCGTTGTCGGCGCCGCGCACCCGCTCCAGAATGCCGTTGAACTGTCCGGGCCGCATCTGCGCGCCGCGCGCCAGCGACAGGCCCAGCGTGTGCAGGAATTCGCGCAGCGATTCCTGCTTGGCGAGCGAAGGCGCGTCATGGATGCGGTAGACCAGCGGCTCCTTCTTGCCTTCAAGCGTCTCCGCAGCCGCGACATTGGCCTGGATCATGAACTCCTCGATCAGCTTATGAGCGTCGAGGCGCTCCGGCACGACGACCCGGTCGACGGTGCCGTCGGGCTTGAGCAGGATCTTGCGTTCCGGCAGCTCCAGTTCGAGCGGCTGGCGGCTGTCACGGCCGCGCTTGAGCACCGCATAGGCGTCCCACAGCGGCTTGAGAACTGTATCGAGGATCGGCCCCGTCTTGTCGTCGGGCGCGCCGTCGATCGCGGCCTGCGCCTGCGGATAGGCGAGCTTGGCCGCCGACTTCATCATGACGCGGTGGAAGGAGTGCCTGAGCTTGCGGCCTTCGGCGGAAAAGGTCATGCGGACGGCGATGGCCGGACGGTCCTCGCCTTCGCGCAGCGAGCAGAGATCGTTGGAGATGCGCTCGGGCAGCATCGGCACGACGCGATCCGGGAAATAGACCGAGTTGCCGCGCTTCAGCGCCTCGCGGTCGAGCGGCGTGCCGTAGCGGATATAGGCCGCGACGTCGGCGATCGCCACCGTGGCGATGACGCCGCCGGGGTTCTTCTCGTCCGTATCCGGCGTGGCGAAAACCGCGTCGTCATGGTCCTTGGCGTCGGCCGGATCGATGGTGACCAGCGGCAGGTCGCGCCAGTCCTCGCGGCCGGCAAGAGCCGCTGGCTTCATGGCGTCGGCCTCGGCAATCACGTCGGCTGGAAAAATGTGCGGGATGTCGTGGGCGTGGATGGCGATCATCGAGACCGCCTTCTCGCTGGTCAGCGAGCCCAGCACCGCCAGCACCTTGGCGCGCGGCAGCCCGTACCGGGATGCCCGCGCGGGCTCGACCTCGACCAGGTCGCCGTTCCTGGCCCCGTTCTGGAATTCCTTGTCGACGATGAGTTCCGGCTGACGCCGCTCCACCGGCTCGATGCGGAAAGTCCCGTCCTTCAGCACGCGGAAGACGCCGAGGACAGCTTCGCTTCGCTTCTCGAAGACCTTCATCACCCGCCCGGTGTAGGCAGGACCCGATGGATCGTCGGTCGGGAAGGTCTTTGCAAGCACGCGGTCGCCGATGCCGGGAACAGGGCCGGTGGCGGCGCGCGACATGCGGATGGCGATGAGGGGCGGCGAGCCAGGGCCGGTGTATTCGCTCGGATTGGCCAGCAGCACGCCGTCGGCGTCACGGCCGACAATGTCGAGCACGGCGACGTGGGGCAGGGCGCCCGCCCGGGTGAGGCGCTTGCGCTCCCTTGTCAGCAGCCCTTCGTCCTGCAAGTCGCGCAGCAGGTCCTTCAGCCAGATGCGGTCCTCGCCGCGCAGCGCGAAGGCCTTGGCGATCTCGCGTTTTCCGGAGCGATCGGGGTTCTCGGCGATGTAGCGCAGGATTTCGTCGCGTGAGGGCCGGTAGTCGTCCTTGACCTTGGCCCGGGTGTCGGCGCTACGCGGATCGCCGTGGCTTCTTCCGGAGATCCTGCGCGCCACGTCCTGCTATCCTTTCTTAGCCGCCCGGCGGAACGGCTTCTTGCCGCCTCCGCCCTTGGCTTCCTTTTCGGCGATCAAGGCGAGCGCCTCTTCAAGCGTCACCGATTGCGGATCCTTGCCCTTCGGCAGCGTCGCATTGACCTTGCCGTAATTGACATAGGGGCCGTAGCGGCCGTCGCGCACGACGATCTTGCCGCCGCCGTCGGGGTGGTCGCCCAGTTCTTTCAGCGCCGCGGGCGTGGCGCCATTGCGGCCGCCCTTGCCCTTCTGCTGCTTCTCGGCGATCACCGAGACGGCGCGGTTGAGCCCGATCGAGAACACATCCTCGATGCTTTCCAGATTGGCGTAGGTGCCGTCGTGCAGCACGAAGGGCCCGTAGCGGCCAAGGCCGGCCGAGATCATCTTGCCGGTCTCCGGATGCTTGCCGACATCGCGCGGCAACGCCAGCAGGGCCAGCGCCTTTTCATGGTCGATGGACTCGGCTGTCCAGCCCTTGGGCAGGCTCGAGCGCTTGGCTTCCTTGCCTTCGCCGCGCTGGATATAGGGGCCGAAACGGCCGCTGCGCAGCGTGATTTCTTCCGCCGTGTACGGATCCTTGCCGAGCAGCCTGACGCCGTCCTCGCCGTTGCCGTTCTCGCCATTGGGGTTGGCGGCGTCGCCGAGCTGGCGCGTATAGGAGCATTCCGGATAGTTCGAACAGCCGACGAAGGCGCCGAACTTGCCGAGCTTCAGCGAAAGATTCCCGGTGCCGCATTTCGGGCAGATGCGCGGGTTCGAACCGTCTTCCCGCGCGGGGAACACCAGCGGTGCCAGTTCGTCGTTCAGCGCGTCGAGCACATCGGAAACGCGCAGTTCCTTGATGTCGTCGACGGCGCCGGAAAAATCCTTCCAGAAGTCGCGCAGCACGTCCTTCCACGCAAGCTTGCCGTCGGAGATCTCGTCGAGCTTTTCCTCCAGCGAAGCGGTGAAGTCATATTCGACATAGCGCTCGAAGAAGCTTTCGAGAAAAGCCGAGAGCAGCCGTCCCTTGGCCTGCGGCACCAGCTTGCGCCGGTCGATGGTAACGTAGTCGCGGTCCTCGAGCGTCTTCAGGATCGCGGTGTAGGTCGACGGCCGGCCGATGCCCAGCTCTTCCAGCTTCTTGATCAGCGACGCCTCGGAGTAGCGCGGCGGCGGCTCGGTGGTGTGCTGGGTGGCGTTGATCGCCTGGCGGGCAAGCTGCTCGCCCGAGCGGATCTCGGGCAGGCGGCGGCTTTCCTCGTCCTCCGCGTCCTCGTCCTTCTGGTCGGTATAGGCGGCGATGAAGCCGTCGAAGCGGACGACCGATCCGACAGCGCGCAGCTCGGCGTTGCGGGCGCCGTTGACCGCCTCGATCTCGACCGTGGTGCGCTCGATCTCGGCCGGCTGCATCTGGCTGGCGATGGCGCGCTTCCAGATCAGTTCGTAGAGGCGGGCCTGGTCCGCGTCGAGATATTGCCGAACGGAAGCCGGCGTGCGCCTGAAATCGGTCGGGCGGATCGCCTCATGCGCTTCCTGGGCGTTCTTGGCCTTGGTGGTGTAGAAACGCGGCTTTTCCGGCAGGTACTTCGCGCCGAACTCGCTGACGATGGCGTTGCGGGCGGCCTCGATCGCCTCAGGCGCCATCTGCACGCCGTCGGTTCGCATATAGGTGATGAGACCGGCGGTCTCGCCGCCGATATCCATGCCTTCGTAGAGTTTTTGCGCCACTTGCATGGTGCGCGTGGCCGAGAAGCCGAGCCCGGAGGAGGCGGCCTGCTGCAGGGTCGAGGTGGTGAAGGGCGGGCCGGGATTGCGCTTGGTGGGCTTGGCTTCGACCGACAAAGCCTTGAAGGTCGCCCCTTCAAGCATCGCCTTGATGTCGTCGGCCTGCGCCTGGTTGGCGATATCGAGCTTCTGCAGCTTCTTGCCGGCATAGGCGGTCAGTCGCGCCTCGAAATTGTCGTTGCGCGGCGTGTTGAGGATGGCGGCGATCTGCCAGTATTCCTCGCGGATGAAGCGCTCGATCTCGGATTCGCGGTCGCAGACGAGGCGCAGCGCCACCGACTGCACACGCCCCGCGGACCGGGCGCCCGGCAGCTTGCGCCACAGCACCGGCGAGAGCGTGAAGCCGACAAGATAATCGAGCGCGCGACGGGCGAGATAGGCATCGACCAGCG is a window encoding:
- the rpmG gene encoding 50S ribosomal protein L33, giving the protein MAKAANIKIKLLSTADTGFFYVTSKNSRTKTDKLSFRKYDPVAKKHVEFKETKIK
- a CDS encoding DUF983 domain-containing protein, producing the protein MEQQLFGGEHHSGRVARPVWTAIKRGLLGRCPHCGEGKLFHAFTKSVERCSVCGEELHHHRADDLPAYLVIVIVGHIVVGAFMTVEATSTLTLWQHALIWVPLTFGLAIALLQPVKGAVIGLQWALYMHGFGGEKDEFEPHP
- a CDS encoding PleD family two-component system response regulator, whose translation is MTARILVVDDIPANVRLLEVRLLAEYFEVLTAGNGPDAIETCENGKVDVVLLDVMMPGMDGFEVCMRLKSDPATSHIPVVMITALDQVSDRVRGLEAGADDFLTKPVNDLQLMTRVKSLVRLKSLTDELGLRASTTRNIGIEELLSRNFATEDTKPRVLLIDERKSSMERIRKMLRGSAELDVTTDPNAGFFQAAETPYECVLISTAFADFDALRLCSQLRSLDRTRFLPIILLADEGEEGRIIRGLELGINDYLTRPIDQHELTARLRTQVRRKRYNDQLRASVTQTIEMAVTDGLTGLHNRRYLDSHLQTLFDRAVARRRPLSVLITDLDRFKSINDAHGHDGGDDVLREFARRLRKNVRGIDLACRFGGEEFVVVMPDTDGPVAEKVAERIRAEIAQVPFAIGTDGKTIEVTVSVGVSSVLKGADTVAALMKRADLALYEAKSGGRNRVVAKAA
- the topA gene encoding type I DNA topoisomerase, with the translated sequence MDVVVVESPAKAKTINKYLGKNYKVLASFGHVRDLPAKDGSVRPDEDFAMSWSVDTASGKRLADIAKAVKDADGLILATDPDREGEAISWHVLEVLRQKRALKDKPVSRVVFNAITKASVLEAMANPRQIDAPLVDAYLARRALDYLVGFTLSPVLWRKLPGARSAGRVQSVALRLVCDRESEIERFIREEYWQIAAILNTPRNDNFEARLTAYAGKKLQKLDIANQAQADDIKAMLEGATFKALSVEAKPTKRNPGPPFTTSTLQQAASSGLGFSATRTMQVAQKLYEGMDIGGETAGLITYMRTDGVQMAPEAIEAARNAIVSEFGAKYLPEKPRFYTTKAKNAQEAHEAIRPTDFRRTPASVRQYLDADQARLYELIWKRAIASQMQPAEIERTTVEIEAVNGARNAELRAVGSVVRFDGFIAAYTDQKDEDAEDEESRRLPEIRSGEQLARQAINATQHTTEPPPRYSEASLIKKLEELGIGRPSTYTAILKTLEDRDYVTIDRRKLVPQAKGRLLSAFLESFFERYVEYDFTASLEEKLDEISDGKLAWKDVLRDFWKDFSGAVDDIKELRVSDVLDALNDELAPLVFPAREDGSNPRICPKCGTGNLSLKLGKFGAFVGCSNYPECSYTRQLGDAANPNGENGNGEDGVRLLGKDPYTAEEITLRSGRFGPYIQRGEGKEAKRSSLPKGWTAESIDHEKALALLALPRDVGKHPETGKMISAGLGRYGPFVLHDGTYANLESIEDVFSIGLNRAVSVIAEKQQKGKGGRNGATPAALKELGDHPDGGGKIVVRDGRYGPYVNYGKVNATLPKGKDPQSVTLEEALALIAEKEAKGGGGKKPFRRAAKKG
- a CDS encoding response regulator — translated: MAKKVMIVEDNELNMKLFRDLIEASGYETVRTRNGLEALDLARQHRPDLILMDIQLPEVSGLEVTKWLKEDDELHSIPVIAVTAFAMKGDEERIRQGGCEAYISKPISVPRFIETIKSYLGDA
- a CDS encoding NUDIX domain-containing protein, yielding MEGMTKADADKLDKGLAVHGGRPLRPRDAATLILLDRSGSDVLVLMGRRHAGHAFMPGKFVFPGGRTDPADSRIPVAAPLHTKEEARLASGPGRASTARARAIALSAIRETYEEAGLLIGRKGPFATAKRDWQGFVEHGVAPSLEALRFIARAITPPNRVRRFDTRFFSAWREDVAVELPDGGPTNELEELVWLPLVEARKADIPDITRMILEELEKRLAHDPLLRPGGAVPFFRLIRNRFVREVL
- the rnr gene encoding ribonuclease R: MARRISGRSHGDPRSADTRAKVKDDYRPSRDEILRYIAENPDRSGKREIAKAFALRGEDRIWLKDLLRDLQDEGLLTRERKRLTRAGALPHVAVLDIVGRDADGVLLANPSEYTGPGSPPLIAIRMSRAATGPVPGIGDRVLAKTFPTDDPSGPAYTGRVMKVFEKRSEAVLGVFRVLKDGTFRIEPVERRQPELIVDKEFQNGARNGDLVEVEPARASRYGLPRAKVLAVLGSLTSEKAVSMIAIHAHDIPHIFPADVIAEADAMKPAALAGREDWRDLPLVTIDPADAKDHDDAVFATPDTDEKNPGGVIATVAIADVAAYIRYGTPLDREALKRGNSVYFPDRVVPMLPERISNDLCSLREGEDRPAIAVRMTFSAEGRKLRHSFHRVMMKSAAKLAYPQAQAAIDGAPDDKTGPILDTVLKPLWDAYAVLKRGRDSRQPLELELPERKILLKPDGTVDRVVVPERLDAHKLIEEFMIQANVAAAETLEGKKEPLVYRIHDAPSLAKQESLREFLHTLGLSLARGAQMRPGQFNGILERVRGADNEALVNEVVLRSQSQAEYSPKNIGHFGLNLRRYAHFTSPIRRYADLIVHRGLIAALGLGAGGLTQQEADRLEEVGALISATERRAMAAERDTVDRLIAAYLAERINDTFDARISGVTKAGLFVQLPQYGADGFIPVSSLNGDYYIYDETARSLFGERTGKGYQLADRVEVRLLEVAPMAGAMRFEMLSDPKPLPGSRRSFHKAKGRARASQSRFGPRGRRR
- a CDS encoding MFS transporter is translated as MTVDTQQKGDERVHWLPMIAAISSISVVGIAIGLGMPLLSVILETRGHSASMIGLNTAVAGLASIAGAPLATPLAMRLGVAWTMLLMIAVGALAFVGFHFAPDFWMWFPLRVALHVSLTVLFILSEFWISTSAPPHRRGLVLGIYATVLSLGFAAGPWLFAHLGSSGFLPFGVTIALVTLAAIPVLAARNESPAIVADGETSHFLRYIWMVPTATFAVLVFGAVETGGFSLFPVYGSRIGYSEADAALLLTMIGLGNVLLQIPIGMISDRVSDRRVLLLACATVGLIGTVFMPFFAQNWHLMAALLFVWGGVVAAMYTIGLAHLGSQLSGHELASANAAFVLCYGVGMVIGPQAIGIGMDAFGPSGFGWSLALFFAAYMLLVCVRLVRKIL